In Nitrosarchaeum koreense MY1, one genomic interval encodes:
- a CDS encoding nitroreductase family protein, with amino-acid sequence MVFSKVEPSYFSKDGCRIIWSGIDEDDVDTVVLNKDELDQLVEILKNNNVGKVELEDNFSEILINSDVVQFRLKDRDQLEANTREFREKILEYAKIPHDPLYVQVFPKEFYPSVWIQKDDDAKPSEKKSQKPTSLLNAILSSKTKGAEVSESDIFRIISTRRSTRKFSKTKVEDWKIEKILAAADTAPSAGNFQGLEVFYVKSKKAKEALVEAANRQPFVNAPLVLVFCMNPSRVKMNFSPEMLAKFSLQDATLAASYSQLVATALGLSSIWIGMIDEDKVKQVLGTDLRPSSILCIGYPDVRKSPKSRRKLKDLIHVLED; translated from the coding sequence ATGGTTTTTTCTAAAGTGGAACCATCTTATTTTTCAAAGGATGGATGCAGAATCATTTGGAGTGGTATAGATGAAGATGATGTTGATACTGTTGTATTAAACAAAGATGAGTTAGACCAGTTAGTTGAAATTCTAAAAAACAATAATGTGGGCAAAGTAGAACTGGAAGATAATTTTAGTGAAATTTTAATAAATTCTGATGTTGTTCAGTTTAGACTAAAAGACAGAGATCAGCTTGAAGCAAATACAAGAGAATTTAGGGAAAAGATTTTAGAATATGCAAAAATTCCACACGACCCATTATACGTTCAAGTCTTCCCAAAAGAATTCTACCCATCTGTATGGATTCAAAAAGATGATGATGCAAAGCCATCTGAAAAAAAATCTCAAAAACCAACATCTCTTCTTAATGCAATACTATCAAGCAAAACAAAGGGAGCCGAAGTATCTGAATCTGATATATTTAGAATCATCTCGACAAGACGTTCTACAAGAAAATTTTCTAAAACAAAGGTCGAAGACTGGAAGATTGAAAAGATTTTGGCAGCAGCTGATACTGCTCCATCCGCTGGAAACTTTCAGGGATTAGAAGTATTTTATGTAAAAAGTAAAAAAGCAAAAGAGGCACTTGTGGAGGCTGCAAATCGTCAACCATTTGTTAATGCTCCTCTGGTTTTGGTTTTTTGTATGAATCCTAGTAGGGTTAAGATGAATTTCTCACCTGAAATGCTTGCAAAGTTTTCTCTACAAGATGCTACTTTGGCTGCATCTTACTCTCAACTGGTAGCAACAGCTTTGGGATTAAGCTCTATCTGGATTGGAATGATTGATGAAGATAAGGTAAAACAAGTTCTTGGAACCGATTTGAGGCCTTCATCTATTCTCTGTATTGGCTATCCAGATGTTCGTAAATCACCAAAATCAAGACGTAAACTAAAAGATCTAATTCATGTTTTAGAAGATTAA